The proteins below are encoded in one region of Clostridium estertheticum:
- a CDS encoding phage portal protein, which produces MNPRDTREKLLGLSIKEKKEKKKILKDLLFYRGECEEENKEAAVLDNDLLGQSWINTDDLDYVPSQVIDNKVKPLIGKQARFMFGESPNLLLKPFNKENKESCEKLRQYIDAILKANRFWSDTLKAFRLATVTKRVMLRLEANPGQPIKLYYHDFNDFSYELSANDSIKLNKAIIVKQDASTINVEESKQIWNRYTYFMSNKKGEESSCYLKTETFNGDNLDKLISSTEQNTGLRKIPCWVITNEQCLSDPSGISDIKDLIPLQNQINRRTSDSADAIRFDMFGLNIIKDATEDSVNKAKIAPNSLLALVSLSGKTADAKKIESTFQNAAAAENFIKRLEDSMYEKLSIPKPEQLTNIPSAKTLKFVYSELVSRCDEKWHDWEPTIRSMIRLIVEASGQFKCYDDWDGTWNDLLYNIVIRKNYPVPEDEDDKHRIAMEEVNSNVRSHRSYIKDFTDEEDTESIIQEIAEDITTIVNAEQGQMVQL; this is translated from the coding sequence ATGAATCCAAGAGATACAAGAGAAAAATTATTAGGCTTAAGCATTAAAGAAAAAAAAGAAAAAAAGAAAATATTGAAAGATTTATTATTTTATCGCGGTGAGTGTGAAGAAGAAAATAAAGAAGCCGCAGTATTAGATAATGATTTGTTAGGTCAAAGCTGGATTAACACAGATGATTTAGATTACGTTCCCTCGCAGGTTATAGATAATAAGGTTAAACCCCTTATAGGAAAACAAGCGCGCTTTATGTTTGGCGAATCTCCTAATTTATTATTAAAACCATTCAATAAAGAGAATAAAGAATCTTGTGAAAAGTTAAGGCAATATATAGATGCAATACTTAAAGCAAATAGGTTTTGGAGCGATACTTTAAAGGCCTTTAGACTTGCAACTGTAACTAAAAGGGTAATGTTGAGACTAGAGGCTAATCCTGGACAACCTATAAAATTATATTATCATGATTTCAATGATTTTAGTTATGAGCTAAGTGCCAATGATAGCATTAAATTAAATAAAGCAATAATCGTAAAGCAAGATGCATCAACTATAAATGTAGAGGAATCAAAACAAATATGGAATAGATACACTTATTTTATGTCAAATAAAAAAGGTGAAGAATCTAGTTGCTACCTGAAAACTGAAACTTTTAACGGAGACAATTTAGATAAGCTTATAAGTTCAACAGAACAAAATACCGGACTCCGAAAAATTCCTTGTTGGGTTATTACAAACGAACAATGTCTTAGTGATCCAAGCGGAATTAGTGACATAAAGGATTTAATACCACTACAGAATCAAATTAATAGAAGAACTTCAGACTCAGCAGATGCAATTAGGTTTGATATGTTTGGATTAAATATAATAAAAGATGCTACGGAAGACAGTGTTAATAAAGCTAAAATAGCACCTAACTCTTTACTGGCTCTAGTTTCTCTAAGCGGTAAAACAGCAGATGCAAAGAAAATCGAAAGTACTTTTCAAAATGCAGCGGCGGCTGAAAATTTTATTAAAAGATTAGAAGATTCTATGTATGAAAAATTAAGCATTCCAAAACCGGAACAATTAACAAATATTCCATCCGCCAAAACTTTAAAGTTTGTTTATTCTGAGCTCGTTTCTCGTTGCGATGAAAAATGGCACGATTGGGAACCTACTATTAGAAGCATGATAAGGCTTATAGTTGAAGCCAGTGGACAGTTTAAGTGCTATGACGATTGGGATGGAACGTGGAATGACCTCCTATATAATATAGTAATTAGAAAAAATTATCCTGTCCCCGAGGACGAAGATGATAAACACAGAATTGCAATGGAAGAAGTAAACTCTAATGTTAGAAGTCACAGAAGTTATATAAAAGACTTTACCGATGAAGAAGATACTGAGAGCATAATACAAGAAATAGCAGAGGATATAACTACCATTGTAAATGCAGAACAAGGGCAGATGGTGCAATTATAA
- a CDS encoding phage scaffolding protein, giving the protein MGLLEYLKKILGDAEGQTAFDKIQADKENHLLVNSIKEPKYVDKTILDAANNSVTQYKKDVAKRDKDLLHLQGKVKDNSELTTEIENLKTANLKASTEYEAKLTQINFDGKFEKALGTYKPKNSKALKALLDMEKVKLDGEAFLGLEDQVKLLKESDPYLFSEENLGGTGSLGGGVAGTLGGTEGQEGGLGSRLAKEKAEAVKATESQNTFFK; this is encoded by the coding sequence ATGGGATTATTGGAATATTTAAAAAAAATTTTAGGGGATGCAGAGGGGCAAACTGCCTTTGATAAAATACAAGCAGATAAAGAAAACCACCTGCTTGTGAATTCAATCAAGGAGCCTAAATACGTAGATAAAACTATCTTGGATGCTGCTAATAATAGTGTAACTCAATATAAGAAAGATGTAGCAAAGAGGGATAAGGATCTATTGCATTTACAAGGTAAGGTTAAAGATAATTCGGAGCTGACTACAGAAATCGAAAATTTAAAAACAGCTAATTTAAAGGCTAGTACGGAGTATGAAGCAAAATTAACTCAAATAAATTTTGATGGTAAATTTGAAAAAGCTTTAGGAACTTATAAACCTAAAAACTCAAAAGCACTAAAAGCTTTACTGGATATGGAGAAAGTAAAATTAGATGGAGAGGCTTTCTTGGGATTAGAAGACCAGGTTAAATTGTTAAAAGAATCTGATCCTTATTTATTTTCAGAAGAAAATTTAGGAGGAACAGGCAGTTTAGGAGGTGGTGTAGCAGGGACATTAGGGGGAACAGAAGGACAAGAGGGTGGACTAGGTTCAAGACTTGCAAAAGAAAAGGCCGAGGCTGTAAAAGCAACAGAATCACAAAATACATTTTTTAAATAG
- a CDS encoding major capsid protein — MDWRDIINVKEIATYIRELPPQMLIGESLFPRTKQLGMELKYIKGAKQKAVVLKQSTFDVAVKIRALKAQVDEITKQMPFFKESVLINEADRQQLLLAMQAQNKSIIDMIVSKIYDNYLALVDGGDMQMERMRMQLVTDGTISIISDDGDIVFDFGVPSNHKEVLTGTAKWDNPDADIVGDIERWKKTLRDDGYSVPTRMILSSKTFGYIALNKAIKLDIDKDGRVIMTDAMVMSYLKNKVDLSVAIVSGSYKLEDETEQPYFQNNKVSLLPDGNLGKTYYGTTPEEADKMFGAGTNCEVVRTGIAVMTMKKEDPVTVQTKVSQLGMPSFERADECFFATVV; from the coding sequence ATGGATTGGAGAGACATTATAAACGTAAAAGAAATAGCAACTTATATTAGGGAGCTGCCACCACAAATGCTTATAGGGGAAAGCTTATTCCCACGCACAAAGCAATTAGGAATGGAACTGAAATATATTAAGGGGGCTAAACAAAAGGCTGTAGTGCTTAAGCAAAGCACCTTTGACGTAGCTGTAAAAATTAGAGCGTTAAAGGCACAAGTAGATGAAATCACTAAACAAATGCCATTTTTCAAGGAATCAGTTTTGATAAACGAAGCTGATAGACAACAGTTATTATTAGCTATGCAGGCTCAAAACAAATCTATTATAGACATGATAGTATCAAAAATATATGATAACTATTTAGCGCTAGTTGATGGTGGAGATATGCAAATGGAAAGAATGAGGATGCAATTAGTCACTGATGGTACTATTAGTATAATTTCAGATGATGGTGATATTGTATTTGATTTTGGAGTACCTAGCAATCACAAGGAAGTCCTTACCGGAACTGCTAAATGGGACAATCCAGATGCAGATATTGTAGGTGATATTGAAAGATGGAAAAAAACATTAAGAGATGATGGTTATTCAGTACCTACTAGAATGATATTGTCTTCTAAAACTTTTGGCTATATTGCTCTTAACAAAGCTATCAAACTAGACATAGACAAAGATGGAAGAGTAATAATGACAGATGCAATGGTAATGAGTTATCTAAAAAATAAAGTTGATTTATCAGTAGCAATAGTATCCGGATCATATAAGCTGGAAGATGAAACAGAGCAACCTTACTTCCAAAACAATAAAGTGTCATTGCTTCCAGATGGTAATTTGGGTAAGACTTACTATGGAACAACTCCCGAGGAAGCCGATAAAATGTTTGGAGCTGGTACTAACTGCGAGGTAGTAAGAACTGGAATAGCTGTAATGACAATGAAAAAAGAAGACCCAGTAACTGTTCAAACAAAGGTCAGCCAACTAGGTATGCCAAGTTTTGAAAGAGCAGATGAGTGTTTCTTTGCTACAGTAGTATAA
- a CDS encoding Ig-like domain-containing protein — translation MSELEGMPIANIVLAEIIDEVTQKTYIFDTADKADVKPDLSAGKEDILRVKNRIIAMNRTEDICIGYDIKLTNNTFPTELMAIVDGGIITADGYEGPEVGIVTERHPFTLNLYSEEKDYDSATLQYVQFAFKHNKGKPVEFKFEDGKFYVPDFESHSRPKKGEKPVYIKFLKQLPTGRVDPVTPPPSGTGDMKVEGETVTGGNTDVGVTIGSNVKWTFVKAINQDDVTATNFVVKKKSDSTVVTGNVTIDSTKKIVTFIPTSIEAGVIYVAEAKAVNLLDASGTTTAILVEFTTI, via the coding sequence ATGTCAGAACTTGAAGGCATGCCTATTGCAAATATTGTGTTAGCCGAAATAATAGACGAAGTTACACAAAAAACTTATATTTTCGACACAGCAGACAAAGCGGATGTTAAACCTGATTTGTCTGCAGGTAAGGAAGATATTTTAAGAGTAAAAAACAGGATAATTGCTATGAACCGTACAGAGGACATTTGTATTGGATATGATATAAAACTTACAAACAATACATTCCCGACAGAACTTATGGCAATAGTTGATGGAGGTATAATTACAGCAGATGGCTATGAGGGACCAGAAGTTGGGATAGTTACAGAAAGACATCCATTCACTTTAAATCTGTATAGCGAAGAAAAGGACTATGACAGTGCAACTTTACAGTATGTGCAGTTTGCTTTTAAACACAACAAGGGTAAGCCAGTAGAATTTAAATTTGAGGATGGTAAATTCTACGTGCCAGACTTTGAAAGCCACAGTAGACCTAAAAAAGGTGAGAAACCTGTTTACATAAAGTTTCTTAAGCAGTTACCTACAGGTCGTGTAGACCCAGTAACTCCACCGCCGAGCGGAACTGGAGATATGAAGGTAGAGGGTGAAACAGTTACAGGTGGCAACACAGATGTTGGAGTTACTATTGGTAGTAATGTTAAGTGGACATTTGTAAAAGCTATAAATCAAGATGATGTAACTGCCACTAATTTTGTAGTTAAAAAGAAATCTGATAGCACTGTAGTAACTGGCAATGTAACCATAGATTCTACTAAAAAGATAGTAACATTTATACCGACTAGTATAGAAGCTGGTGTTATTTATGTAGCTGAAGCTAAGGCAGTTAATTTATTGGATGCAAGTGGTACAACTACTGCTATTTTAGTAGAATTTACAACTATATAG
- a CDS encoding esterase — MEVTNLEQLKQMAEADILELPRFKKEIPFNAKVKRVSLLNLVRKGVIPNTLLSAAEELFYGKKSSKGVDLKEMTKVMFIMAENALVEPSIKDLDSAGLEFTDEQIVAIFNYTQEGIKEIEPFREESEDNVDTDNGKAISQVTE; from the coding sequence ATGGAAGTAACAAATTTAGAACAATTAAAACAAATGGCTGAGGCTGATATATTGGAATTACCAAGATTTAAGAAAGAGATACCTTTTAATGCAAAAGTTAAGAGAGTGTCTCTTTTAAATTTAGTAAGAAAGGGTGTAATACCTAATACTCTATTGAGCGCAGCAGAGGAGCTATTCTACGGCAAGAAATCAAGTAAGGGTGTAGATTTAAAAGAAATGACTAAGGTAATGTTTATAATGGCTGAAAATGCACTTGTAGAGCCATCTATTAAAGACTTAGATAGTGCAGGCTTAGAATTTACAGATGAGCAGATAGTTGCAATTTTCAACTACACACAAGAAGGTATAAAGGAAATAGAACCGTTTCGTGAAGAGTCAGAGGATAATGTCGATACTGATAATGGCAAAGCAATATCACAAGTCACCGAGTAG
- a CDS encoding phage tail tape measure protein: protein MGVNVGSAVAYLTLDRSPFRNGLASAGAEMRSFASGGGVQSLGNAMTSVGKGMALGVTAPLVGIGVAASKASMDFEAQMSKVKAISGATGEDFDKLREQAIKLGADTNFSASEAANGMENLASAGFKNTEIMTAMPGMLSLAAAGGVDIATAADIASSSLRGFGLEADKTSHVADVLAKVAGDTNAGITDTGEAMKYIAPVAKSLGVSLEDTSAAIGLLSNSGIKGSQAGTTLRSALTNLAAPTKKASKVMGELGMNFFDAHGKMLPLGKVIQQLQDKTKGLTSQQKASTMQTLFGKEAMSGMLTLVDQGPGKFNQLSSSLKNCDGASKKMADTMQDNLKGSIEAMKGSLETAAIRIGDVLAPSIKKIAGFIADLTNKFSGLPKPIQSFIVKSAVLVAAIGPIMIVFAKLITSTRTVMSVFNGISSAAKVFTMLPALISPPVLIAVGIIAGLGLIVYEVRKHWDGLSAFFTKTLGKISSFFKKWGVDMLAAFVPVIGIPLLIMKHWDKIGPFFTKWGEKAKKFGGYVIDGLMYGLMHGIPNILKAISFLGNKIKDTFKKLLGINSPSRVFGEYGGFIGEGLIGGLDGQDGAITAKFKGLGNKIKGLGNVRPDFSGLNSTDLTGPVGGRGGIGNISNNSDKSTKQLTYSPNIKMYVTISNATQEGANAIASEFKSQTQASMKNSMVEMFMNDAIKSF from the coding sequence ATGGGGGTAAATGTGGGATCAGCAGTTGCCTACTTAACACTAGATAGAAGCCCATTTCGCAATGGGTTAGCTAGTGCTGGAGCAGAAATGCGAAGCTTTGCGAGTGGTGGCGGAGTGCAATCATTGGGGAATGCAATGACAAGTGTAGGAAAAGGTATGGCACTTGGAGTAACTGCACCTTTAGTTGGCATAGGTGTAGCAGCAAGCAAAGCTAGTATGGATTTTGAAGCTCAAATGTCTAAGGTTAAGGCAATTAGTGGAGCAACAGGAGAAGACTTTGATAAATTAAGAGAACAAGCGATTAAGCTAGGCGCTGACACGAATTTTAGTGCTAGTGAAGCAGCAAATGGAATGGAGAATTTAGCCTCAGCAGGATTTAAAAATACTGAAATAATGACTGCCATGCCAGGAATGTTATCTTTAGCAGCTGCAGGTGGAGTTGATATTGCAACCGCTGCCGATATCGCTAGTAGTTCTCTTAGAGGATTTGGGCTCGAAGCCGATAAAACTTCACATGTTGCGGATGTACTTGCAAAAGTTGCGGGTGATACTAATGCGGGAATTACGGATACAGGCGAAGCAATGAAATATATAGCACCAGTAGCAAAATCACTGGGCGTAAGTTTAGAAGATACTAGTGCAGCAATAGGACTATTAAGCAATTCTGGAATTAAAGGAAGCCAAGCGGGTACAACACTTAGAAGTGCGTTGACTAACTTAGCTGCACCAACAAAAAAAGCATCAAAAGTAATGGGCGAGCTAGGTATGAACTTCTTTGATGCTCATGGAAAAATGTTACCTTTAGGAAAAGTAATACAACAATTACAAGATAAAACTAAAGGACTTACAAGCCAACAAAAAGCATCAACAATGCAAACACTTTTTGGAAAAGAAGCAATGTCAGGAATGCTTACGTTAGTAGACCAAGGGCCTGGTAAATTTAATCAATTATCAAGTAGCCTTAAAAATTGTGATGGCGCTAGTAAAAAAATGGCTGATACTATGCAAGATAACCTAAAAGGCAGTATTGAAGCCATGAAAGGTAGTTTAGAAACAGCAGCTATAAGAATTGGAGATGTTTTGGCCCCTTCTATTAAAAAAATAGCGGGGTTTATAGCAGATCTAACTAATAAATTTAGTGGTTTACCAAAACCAATACAATCATTCATAGTTAAAAGTGCGGTATTGGTGGCGGCAATCGGGCCAATTATGATAGTTTTCGCTAAGCTTATAACTAGCACTAGAACAGTAATGAGTGTTTTTAACGGGATCTCAAGTGCAGCAAAAGTATTTACTATGCTCCCAGCTTTAATTAGTCCGCCCGTTTTAATCGCAGTTGGCATAATAGCTGGATTAGGATTGATTGTATATGAAGTGAGAAAGCATTGGGATGGGTTATCGGCATTTTTCACTAAAACTCTTGGAAAGATTAGCAGCTTTTTCAAAAAATGGGGAGTAGACATGTTAGCTGCATTCGTACCGGTTATTGGAATTCCATTGCTAATAATGAAACATTGGGATAAGATAGGACCATTTTTTACTAAATGGGGTGAAAAGGCTAAGAAATTCGGTGGATATGTTATTGATGGATTGATGTATGGTCTAATGCATGGTATCCCTAATATTTTAAAAGCGATAAGTTTTTTAGGCAATAAAATAAAGGATACATTTAAAAAGCTGCTAGGTATCAATTCCCCTAGTCGAGTGTTTGGTGAGTATGGTGGATTTATTGGGGAAGGTTTAATTGGTGGCTTAGACGGGCAAGACGGTGCCATAACTGCTAAATTCAAAGGACTAGGAAATAAAATAAAAGGTCTAGGAAATGTAAGGCCCGATTTTAGCGGACTTAATAGCACTGATTTAACTGGACCCGTTGGTGGTAGAGGTGGTATTGGTAACATAAGTAATAATAGTGATAAAAGCACCAAGCAACTCACCTATAGTCCAAATATAAAGATGTATGTTACTATATCGAATGCGACGCAAGAAGGTGCTAACGCTATCGCCAGTGAATTTAAATCACAGACTCAGGCATCTATGAAAAATTCTATGGTTGAAATGTTCATGAACGATGCAATTAAAAGTTTTTAG
- a CDS encoding signal peptidase II has translation MSEFFNVTLDKDVVFNDSVISPKTGWTSEKTHKEIIDKRITKFEELSDVDVTNKKNKQLVAYSEETGKFITIDGVDAGEITGGGMKQVSKMGIVGSPTVPYIVDIPINILDFKVPRVNLLKYELGAQNVIATKNTFSNGEGNDFKDDEFIVFDGKVHIKTEYIQDYAVSRDESAFTEYKTTLDTNKYKFVEGFDDFEDGVIQKLKVTAIPFDRILMPKGDMNLSNAEHIDYFKLIATGKNIKVVCSVDSGTTWKTFKTDKWVDVNFDIENVRAEGMTTEVFNSINDVFWNELITSKKIRFAYLFSMDNILDVDELDNLDLQFDGQGKWVQAMETEYKVVYASNSLLQIEVYFSNDIKINY, from the coding sequence ATGAGTGAGTTTTTTAATGTAACACTAGATAAAGATGTTGTGTTTAATGATAGTGTGATAAGTCCCAAGACAGGTTGGACGAGCGAAAAAACACACAAAGAAATAATAGATAAGAGAATCACAAAATTTGAAGAATTATCTGACGTAGATGTTACCAATAAGAAGAATAAACAGTTAGTAGCTTATTCAGAGGAAACAGGAAAATTTATTACAATTGACGGTGTAGATGCTGGCGAAATAACTGGTGGTGGAATGAAACAAGTGAGCAAAATGGGCATTGTGGGAAGCCCTACAGTGCCATATATAGTAGACATACCCATTAACATATTAGATTTCAAAGTACCTAGGGTAAATTTATTGAAATATGAATTAGGTGCTCAAAATGTTATAGCAACAAAAAATACATTCAGTAACGGTGAAGGTAATGATTTTAAAGATGATGAATTTATTGTTTTTGATGGTAAGGTTCATATAAAAACTGAATATATACAGGATTACGCAGTAAGTAGAGACGAAAGCGCCTTTACAGAATATAAAACTACATTAGATACAAACAAGTATAAATTTGTAGAAGGGTTTGATGATTTTGAGGATGGAGTAATACAAAAATTAAAGGTTACGGCCATTCCATTTGATAGAATTCTAATGCCCAAAGGAGATATGAATTTAAGCAATGCAGAACACATTGATTATTTTAAATTAATTGCTACAGGCAAGAATATAAAAGTTGTTTGTAGTGTAGACAGTGGGACAACTTGGAAGACGTTCAAAACTGATAAATGGGTAGACGTAAATTTTGACATTGAAAATGTAAGAGCAGAGGGTATGACAACGGAAGTTTTTAATTCTATTAATGATGTATTTTGGAATGAATTAATAACTTCTAAAAAGATAAGATTTGCTTATTTATTCTCTATGGATAATATTTTAGATGTTGATGAATTAGATAACCTCGATTTACAATTTGATGGACAAGGAAAGTGGGTGCAAGCTATGGAAACGGAGTACAAAGTAGTATATGCAAGCAATTCCCTATTACAAATAGAGGTTTATTTTTCAAATGATATTAAAATAAATTATTAG
- a CDS encoding phage holin family protein: MKHFIEYCQDYFTGKTAVIGTASAGLFTWLFGSWEIGLQALFYCMIADYVMGILCGKKENKLSSDIGFKGLKKKFTILIILTLAVMLDKLLGQGWVFRTLVIYFYIGMEGISILENAARLNVPIPKKLKDALIQLQEGNKKEIKNQEIKNQDK; this comes from the coding sequence ATGAAACACTTTATTGAGTATTGCCAAGACTACTTTACAGGCAAAACCGCAGTTATTGGAACTGCATCAGCTGGACTTTTTACATGGTTGTTTGGCTCATGGGAAATAGGACTACAAGCTTTATTTTACTGTATGATTGCAGATTACGTAATGGGGATATTATGTGGTAAAAAGGAAAATAAATTAAGTTCTGATATAGGCTTTAAGGGGCTTAAAAAGAAATTCACTATATTAATTATACTTACATTAGCAGTAATGTTAGATAAATTACTAGGTCAAGGTTGGGTATTCCGTACTTTAGTAATATACTTTTACATTGGTATGGAAGGAATAAGTATTTTAGAAAACGCAGCGCGATTAAACGTACCTATACCTAAAAAACTAAAAGATGCTCTTATCCAATTACAGGAAGGAAATAAAAAGGAAATTAAGAATCAGGAAATTAAGAATCAGGACAAATAG
- a CDS encoding N-acetylmuramoyl-L-alanine amidase, producing MEKIGTRGGHNRQCEGASAIINEVTEDRNVCAAMNENLKNAGDTVVNCTPENCGENEDLNYGTDTANNNHVDLFVPIHFNNTYTNYNGAIGSEIWINPSSSISVATGTRILNNLQALGFKNRGLKNGMHLHDVRATNMPTVLVEVCFVEATEDVELYKKLGADVVGKAITDGINGKVGSHAPIIINKQASNVTIPETRVNNSIAQLQDECNRQGFSNQKVDGFNGTNTLAGCPLTKFGANGNITKWIQKRLGFPTNLQTGYFGDITKNAIIKYQAAMGLNADGIVGQGTWTALLR from the coding sequence ATGGAAAAAATCGGTACAAGAGGCGGACACAACAGACAATGTGAGGGTGCAAGTGCAATAATAAACGAAGTTACAGAGGATAGAAATGTATGCGCAGCAATGAACGAAAATTTAAAAAATGCAGGTGATACGGTTGTAAATTGTACGCCAGAAAATTGTGGAGAAAATGAAGACTTAAATTACGGTACAGATACCGCAAATAATAATCATGTAGATCTATTCGTTCCGATACATTTTAACAATACTTATACGAATTACAATGGCGCGATCGGTAGCGAGATATGGATTAACCCATCTAGTTCTATAAGCGTGGCAACAGGGACTAGAATATTAAACAATTTACAGGCCCTCGGATTTAAAAATAGAGGTTTAAAAAATGGTATGCACCTTCATGATGTAAGGGCTACAAATATGCCAACCGTTTTGGTAGAAGTATGTTTTGTAGAAGCAACAGAAGATGTAGAACTATACAAAAAGTTAGGGGCAGACGTAGTAGGCAAAGCTATTACGGATGGGATAAATGGTAAAGTTGGTAGTCATGCTCCTATAATAATTAATAAGCAAGCAAGCAATGTAACAATCCCAGAAACACGAGTAAATAACTCAATCGCTCAATTACAAGACGAATGTAATAGACAAGGATTCAGTAATCAAAAAGTAGACGGATTTAATGGTACAAACACATTAGCAGGATGTCCTTTAACTAAGTTTGGAGCTAACGGTAATATAACAAAGTGGATACAAAAGAGGCTAGGATTCCCAACTAATTTACAAACTGGATATTTCGGAGATATAACTAAAAATGCGATTATAAAATATCAAGCAGCAATGGGATTAAATGCAGATGGGATAGTGGGGCAAGGAACTTGGACTGCTTTATTAAGATAG
- a CDS encoding nucleoid-associated protein, producing the protein MEFKNLKINKIIIHEIFKRNFEKGVVEPKFNHTLSVLDEAGLEVLTERVINAIGNKSNSMEMEIKDSSNDSCVYLINSMLNCDDETFIKDSQTIAHKLAESQTSRRIPGGVVIVFSGTIGLNNTPITGVIKAEIHSGFTRTITESNEEILKYLSDLLLTPQQKLYKIAVFIKNNDGEENNSKLEEKYNVFVYDNNMKKSETKEAALYFYDTFLGSTFKRNSKVITKDFYEGTKEFINILEITDEEKIDLNLQLYSYIKSPINASISIEDFSDNSFEAEVKDSYNDYMVNKNIPTTLIQKDNQYIENRLKQRKIKFFNEISIAGPSENFNNLVKIIGTDDYGTTLKVGGKIKYQQ; encoded by the coding sequence ATGGAATTCAAAAATTTAAAAATTAATAAAATTATTATTCATGAAATTTTTAAACGGAATTTTGAAAAGGGAGTAGTCGAACCAAAGTTTAATCATACGTTGTCAGTATTAGATGAAGCAGGGCTGGAGGTTTTAACTGAAAGAGTTATCAACGCAATAGGGAATAAATCAAATAGTATGGAGATGGAAATAAAGGACTCCAGCAATGATAGCTGCGTATATCTAATTAATTCAATGCTAAATTGCGATGATGAAACCTTTATAAAAGATTCGCAGACTATTGCACATAAATTAGCTGAATCTCAAACATCAAGAAGGATACCAGGGGGGGTAGTTATAGTTTTTAGTGGGACTATCGGACTAAATAACACTCCTATTACTGGCGTTATTAAAGCAGAGATACATAGTGGATTTACTAGGACAATAACTGAAAGTAATGAGGAAATATTAAAATACTTATCAGATTTATTGTTGACACCTCAACAAAAGCTTTATAAGATAGCAGTTTTTATTAAAAATAACGATGGCGAAGAAAATAATTCTAAATTAGAAGAAAAATATAATGTTTTCGTGTATGATAATAATATGAAGAAGTCAGAAACAAAAGAAGCCGCATTATATTTTTATGATACTTTTTTAGGTTCTACATTTAAAAGAAATAGCAAAGTAATTACAAAAGATTTTTATGAAGGAACTAAAGAATTCATAAATATTTTGGAAATAACAGACGAGGAGAAAATAGATTTAAATTTACAACTTTATTCTTATATAAAATCACCTATAAACGCTTCCATCAGTATAGAAGATTTTTCAGATAATTCATTCGAAGCTGAAGTAAAGGATTCATATAATGATTACATGGTGAATAAGAATATACCTACAACATTAATTCAAAAGGACAACCAATATATAGAAAATAGATTAAAACAAAGGAAAATAAAATTTTTTAATGAAATAAGTATTGCAGGGCCTTCTGAAAATTTTAATAATTTAGTAAAAATTATTGGTACAGATGATTATGGAACCACATTAAAAGTTGGAGGAAAGATTAAATATCAGCAATAA